Proteins from a genomic interval of Zerene cesonia ecotype Mississippi unplaced genomic scaffold, Zerene_cesonia_1.1 Zces_u001, whole genome shotgun sequence:
- the LOC119838209 gene encoding uncharacterized protein LOC119838209 produces the protein MEIRVILSLFLLSFGSCSIIIPEELPSLLSVAYSNIPPIKKGTDSRVGFGFAFGNHADFQVMLELGPQTNTLPLNGQAFPTNTKRQAPNPPEKKINKNREKFLQTDAGKYLQSWAQRMKNPQPVNKPIKPETPNLEDSMVELVKNAKGEYEIHQPSPGNMPKYVLDSLKKLYGEKREEAKKMAGKREESNRIGEKRSEEEVKKITEDLSNVDLD, from the exons atggaaattCGCGTGATACTTTCCTTGTTCCTACTTTCTTTCG GAAGCTGCTCCATCATCATACCTGAGGAGCTACCATCGCTTCTATCAGTGGCTTACTCCAACATACCAcctataaaaaaag GCACGGATTCCCGTGTGGGTTTTGGCTTCGCGTTCGGCAACCATGCTGACTTCCAGGTCATGTTGGAGTTGGGACCTCAGACAAACACTTTACCCTTGA acGGTCAAGCGTTTCCAACAAACACGAAACGGCAAGCACCGAACCCACCAgagaagaaaattaataaaaacagagAAAAG TTCCTACAAACAGATGCCGGCAAATACCTCCAGAGCTGGGCCCAGCGGATGAAAAATCCACAACCAGTGAACAAACCGATAAAGCCTGAAACGCCTAATTTGGAAGACTCCATGGTTGAATTGGTGAAAAACGCAAAAGGGGAATACGAGATCCACCAGCCAAGCCCGGGGAATATGCCCAAATATGTGCTGGatagtttaaaaaagttatacgGGGAGAAAAGGGAAGAAGCGAAGAAGATGGCCGGGAAGCGGGAGGAATCAAACAGGATAGGGGAGAAGAGGAGCGAGGAGGAAGTTAAGAAGATCACTGAGGATTTGTCGAATGTAGATTTAGATTGA